Below is a window of Electrophorus electricus isolate fEleEle1 chromosome 12, fEleEle1.pri, whole genome shotgun sequence DNA.
GCGGAAGGTGGGCGGACGTTTCAGGCCGGGGTGTGGGCGACCTCATGgcggtgggtgtgtgtggcccGGGCTTTGGCTGCTTGGCCGGGTGCTTACGCAGAGTGAGCCGGCGCCACAGGCCTTTGTAGCCCTCGCGGAACTCCTCGGACAGCGCCAAAACAATGAGCGGGTTCACCAGTGAGATGGTGAACATTAGTAGCTGGGCTGAGAGGACAAGGGCCATGGGTGGGAAGGGGCTGTCACTGTCGATGGCATGCCACATCCACGCCCACGCCACCCACTGTGGCAGCCACATGGTGCCCATGGCAACGGTCAGGCTGAAGAGCATGAGCGTGAGCTTGCGCGAGCGCATCTGCATGCGCAGGTTCTGCGTCTTGCTGCAGCGGCGCTGGCCACGGTTGTATGCCCTCCAGAAGTAGAGCAGTGCGAAGCTGAGTGGAACGCAAAAGGTCACCAGCGGGTAAACcttcacatacacagacatgaagTTGTGGGCGTCCAGGGGCACCAGCTGCACACAGAGCAGTCTATCACCTTCCTTCTGGAGAGTGGCGAAGAGCCAGTGGGGAATCGGAACAACACAAGCCAGGAGCCAAATGAAGAGCAGCACCACCAAGATGGTCTTGAGGTGGATGCTGACCTGCTTGGTGGGGTTGCTGATGTACCTGAAACAGGCTTTGGCCATGACGGCCACTGTGAAGCTCTTCGCAGCCATGCAGGAGTGCAGGAACCAGTCGCAGGTTTTACACACCAACAAGCCCAGAGTCCAGCTGGCACGGCTATAGGCTGTCGCTTTAAACGGGACCGCAAACGCCAAGACCAGACCGTCGGCCAGCATGAGGTTGAGAATCAGCGCGTTGATCAAAGAGAGCTTACCCTTGCGCGCGTTGGAAATGAGAACTCCTATGGCAGTAGAATTTCCAGTAAAGCCGAGGACACAGACGACACCCAGGATCACGGGGATCAACACTTTCAGGTCACCGTTTTCCAGGTGTTGATAAGCACCCCTGTCCAGAAATGAACGTCGGTCGACGGTGTTGTTCTCCGCGCTGATGTTCACACGCGGTAACTTATCCATTTCCATGAAGATGGGCTGGAAGTCTCGAGCAAAGGCGAAAACGGCGATTTCCAAGTAAAGGTTCTCACTGCACGGCACTGTTGCGAACTTCGGCGGACTTGTAGAATCGACCCCGCGGACGGACCGGTTCCTATCACGACCACAAATTTATCCACAGAGAAAACAGCGCGCAAGTTGCTCGAGATTATAAAGGCGCGTTTGATTGACAGGTGCCCTCCCCAGCTGGCAGTCTGCTGTCATTTGGAGTGGAGCGAAACATCCTCTCGAGGCCAATTATAATGATTTCAATTAACAATCGCTGCAAGAGACTGTACTTTACGAATGTATTCGTTCTGCATAATCGCTGGACGCTGTCTGTACTTTGCGTGGGGCTTGATTAGGCTATCGCCAACGCATGGGTTTCGTGAAGTCAACTTCTTAAACTCTTCAAGCAATGTGACAGATAAATGCCGTTATTAAAAACGTAAATCGATTTCGTCGCATTTGTAATCTTTTTTGGTATATTTAGCTACATTTTAAGCAATTTAATCAATACAGTTATTAAGAATAATAATCGGTTTAATGTTCAGTTATAACCAAATGATAGTCTTCATGCCGTTTTCTTAGTATTGCACGAACGggaaatttcaaataaaatacttttcaaATGTACTGTTACTGtctttaaatgtacttttactgcCTGCTTTATACGTTTAATAATACTTAATACATCGTTAATAATAAACGTTGATGAAACGTTTGcgctttctttttcctcaatCGCCACACGAGGGAGCGCTTTATCCAATTTTGTTCACTTGCTCCCATTTTGTTGAAAAAGTGTAGCCAACCTGCTAGCGACGACTTGTATGCGATGTCCAGGTCACATAGAATGGGAACGTAGGATATCCAGGTATCTCACTGGCGTCATGCGCGGATATATAAAAGTAcagtagatttaaaaaaaaatttcaacgggcaaaaaacaaaatatgtaaacttGCGCATcttatcattttttttatttcaacaaaTTCCAATAAGCATAAAGACTGCATGTCAGTTAATTGCATTCAAATACATTCTGAGCTATAAAACTTTGTTTCATTAAGAATTGTACAACTGAAATTGCTTAAGACATTACTTGTTTAAGGACTTGTACCTAAAATTCCCTGATATCATATAACCTTCATATCTAGTTAGGCTACATCATGATACCGGCCTTCTCAACCCTTCCACATCATGGAACGCTCTAAGCAGGGTAGTGCATTAGCTGTCTGTAAAAAATGCACAATAATGGAAAGTGAACTGTTTCAGCGAGAGGCAAAAGTATCTTACATTGCAGTTTTGTTTGCACCCTGCTGAGCAGACATTTTATTAGTAAATGACAGTGATTTATTACAAGGAGTGAAATTACAGGTCTCACCCAACACTGCATCAAAGGAGTCAAATCCAGGGACGTATGCGTCATAAATCATGAGCAAAATGGAGCAAATGCCATGACCATTTGGCAAAATTTAAAGGTACTTAAATTCTGTGCACTTGAATACATATCAGTTTCCTTCTTTTTTATTACACAAAGCTATTCAGTCCACATTTCTTTGAAAACAGTCACACTCCACAAACCAATATGTCACGCCACCCAAAAACAGCACCAACCCTCCCCAAGCCCCACCCTGCCCGTCTCATGCCCACATACCAAAAGAAGGCACCACAGCTTTTAActgtaacatgaaaataaaaagacgAGAAAACAGCGACACAAAAGGAAACGTCAGTGACATTTGACCAAGGGGATTTGCTTATACCTCCATGTTCTCCGATAACAAATCGGTCAAGTAGCAAAGAATTGTGGTCTTGTCCGCATCGTGTGTCA
It encodes the following:
- the gpr151 gene encoding G-protein coupled receptor 151, coding for MEMDKLPRVNISAENNTVDRRSFLDRGAYQHLENGDLKVLIPVILGVVCVLGFTGNSTAIGVLISNARKGKLSLINALILNLMLADGLVLAFAVPFKATAYSRASWTLGLLVCKTCDWFLHSCMAAKSFTVAVMAKACFRYISNPTKQVSIHLKTILVVLLFIWLLACVVPIPHWLFATLQKEGDRLLCVQLVPLDAHNFMSVYVKVYPLVTFCVPLSFALLYFWRAYNRGQRRCSKTQNLRMQMRSRKLTLMLFSLTVAMGTMWLPQWVAWAWMWHAIDSDSPFPPMALVLSAQLLMFTISLVNPLIVLALSEEFREGYKGLWRRLTLRKHPAKQPKPGPHTPTAMRSPTPRPETSAHLPPCQSDWEEETGLKKQQEQGRGAAEDSPGNKDGAVLPDVEQFWQERESGSHSQENDPVPWEHQDPKQGKQ